CATGCACATGTTCGCACTGACGCTGAACATTCTTTTCAGACGAGGAGAGTGTTCGAGTGGGATCACAAGACCATTCAGGAGGTCACTGCAGCTTTTGGATCGTGCCAGTTCTGGTTCCTCCGTGCCAGTCTTATTTCTCTTCCTCTTCTCATCTGCTCTAATAGATTGGATGACATCGCTGTAGTCCTCAACCTTTTCAGACATAAACTTAAAGATGTCAATGACGCCAGAGAGAGGTGGTGGCTTTGGAGATTTTTTCAATAATGGTTTGGTTTCAGAAAAGTCATCAATGGGTAGTCTGTGACGTCTCAACCTCCTTTTTTTGAGGACTTTATGAGCCTCCACCACCATATGCACATTCCAGCTGAAAAACAGAGACAACCAGGCAAGACCCATGCAAATCCACAGCTGCACAAAGAATCTGTAAAGAGCCGGGTAGTCCATATCTGGGTTCACACCTGTATGAAAACACAATGTTTGTGAATCTTTTTCCACTAAAGAGAGCAAGTTTCTTCTTATCAAAAATGTTATAATATCATCAacgttttattctttttattatggGATTTGTTCTAAAGCAAAAAAGATTTCTTTTTGTGTAATTAAGTGGAGCAAAAACAACTAGATTTAAATTGAATGTGATCTAGATACCTGCTACATAGTCTCCAAAACCTACAGTGGTCATGGTGGTATAAGAAAAATAGAGGCCTTCCAAGTATGTCCATTGCTCACAGGTCATAAACACAAATGATGGGATGATCAGGTGAACCAGGAAACCCCATAAAAGGAATACAGCTGTGCAAATGAACTGAACCTTTCTCTATAAAAAAGAAATTGTTTATTTGgtaaatgaaaaaataagaGCTCCTAATGTAAAGCAATTATTTTGGATATGTTGTTTatattgtgttaaaataacatgagTGTAAAAGTTTACCGCAGTGAGCCGTTTGTGGAGAAGAACCTGACTTAGGCGCTTTGCTCTGTCACTAAAGACAGTGCCCAACTCACTTATCCACGTGAGACACAATGGAATGCCACAAAGGCCATATAGGATACAAAAAACACGACCTCCGGCAGTCTTCGGAGCAACATTACCATAACCTGCAATCATTAAGCAAACAGTTTagtgtaaaacattttcattctGTCCACAGTCAGATCCTTGTTGAGATATACAGTAATACTATGCTACAGTTTATAATGTCAACAAAGGTTTTATGCTTTTTCAGCTATttcactgtaaatgtttattttaagaaGATGATTATGGGTTTAATCTTCTAATATTTCTGCTTAATAGCTGCAAAATGTATGATGGTTCTCTCACAGCATTTCTTAACAATATTCCTTAAAGTGTAACAATACTAACTTACAAAAAGGGCAAAGGGCACTCTTGTGCAGAAATGTGCCACAGAcgaaaaaacatttacactaGGGGTGCATAACTATTAATAGCAACTAATCTATTGCCGAATTAAAGTTTCtgtttacatcatgtgtgtataataattatgtatatataaatacacacacatacatgtataatgtaaagaaaaaaacgtacattaaatacattttatatatatatatatatgaagagtttggttccaaaacacgatAAATGCCATAAAAAAAACCGAGTtgccgccaaaatcagtattgtatcaggtcagtatttaaaagtaaattcttaattttacgcaaaatgcAATATCTGcagtgttattctgtcatcttttctcccttttttcccatatcgcaaaaaatttttttaataaatctttgaaaatcaaataatggatttaaatatttgatgtttttataacctaaagattctatgtgaaagtttgtaaaagaaaatagtggttttcatcttctcactttcttggtatagaaaacaagtttttacccaaattagtcaaaatggatttattatATATAGATATGATGTAGTGCATTTGGCTAGTAGTCTTAGTTTTCCTTCCAAGGGGTCCCCAGGAAAATTTAAGAGCAAGAAGACAAAGCTAAAATTGTGAAAAGTCTGTGTAGCCTAACACAGTTTAAGGGAGGGTTTCCCAGAAAgtgattagcttaagccagtaCTAGACcctagtttaattagaaaatattacTAAAAagattgtttgttttattttgaggcaaaacaagatatgtcagtgcaagttgttttctgtttggacagctcttacatttattttagtctggaactagtctaattcctgtcctggaaaccgcacctaaatgtttctttataaaaaaatctggatATATATTTTAGGAAAGGGATTCTTAAAGGCTAAAGGTTCATCTTATGTGGGGGTCCCTGCCATCAGTTTAAAAACCCCTGTTGTAATGCCCTTTAATTTGcattgaataaaagcatctgccaaaggcaaaaaatttaaattatctACCTATGGTAGTAATGACCGTGGCAGCAAAAATAACAGCATTCTCCCATTTCCAGATATTGAATTGTTTTTCTCCTGTTATGGTCACACCTAATCCAGCCGCCTTAGCCACAACCTGATGGTGAAACAAAATGATATTTAGACTATAAATACAAAAGACTAAAAACGTATCATCAACTGAGTATGAAAAAAACAAAGATTGTTAAGAGAAACACATAGGCCTGCTGTTtgtataaacaaaataattttactCCACTCAAAACTAAAGCTCATATTGGTTGTGTAAAAAAACAGATCAGACAGTCATAACAGCAGGAAAGTATACGGTTTTGTTTCAGATATACTGTAAGCAAACCCTCATAAACTACAAGCTTTGCGTGACTGCAGTCAGCTTGGATGTCTGCAGACTGTAAACATTTTAGACACCTAAATTGCCCGGCAAGCAAACAAACCCCCCCACACACCCCAAACCTAAACTAACTTGGCTAAATAAATACGCTGGGGACTGTAGGACTTCCAGTTTACTTCGATCCTTAAGTTAATGTTCTGTCCATTATAACATATATAAAAGGTATTTTACAGTAGCATATGTTTATGGCATCACATATGTTTATGGCATCATCAAACATGCTGTAAAAACCGGAGGAACTGGGTCTTTTAACATGACCCCAACCATCAAAACTAGTAGAACGTGTGTGCTTTGATCCCGTGTTCAATACAAAATCCACGTGGACGCGCCTTTTTCTACCAAGTTTCGTTTAAGAACCAAGTCTGTATTGAGAGTGTGTGAATTTGATCAGGTACAATATGTGAAAACCACATTCCTAAGGCCGGCGTTGCCACTTGTTACCAGCTAAGCAAACAAACACACCCAAAACCCAGACTAATTAGCCAAACATAGGACGTCCAGTGTATTTCGATACGTTAATATTGTTGTGTCTGCATTATAActtaaatgtatttcataaCAGCCACATGATTATGACATCTAGCTATTACACATGGCGAAAGCGTGAGAAAGTGTAGGGTTtcgtttttacatttttatatgactCCCAACAAACAGAATTATTGGAGAACGATTAAACTGTCATGTTTAATAAACTCTCATTGAATAATCCACATGGATTTTAATAACCGCgtctgtattgtgtgtgtgtgtgtgtgtgtgttttatcaGGTATAAATAGCACATTTCTTATGCTGGCTTGCACACTTTTATTGCCCCCGAGGGAAAAGCCCGCAAAAATAGAACAATAGCGTTTGTGAATATTATGAGGATAATAAACCCAGACACGTTTTGATACACAAGATATGCTTTTAAGGGTTATACATAGAAAGCTCGCATAACAATTTGCGTGTGTGTGATCAGCCTGTATTAAAACTTTGATTAAAATTGCACAGTCATTTACTCAAAGAAGTTACCCGCATAGCAACATGTATTAGCTACATCAGCTCgattcaatgtttagtaaacaCACTTCACAACTTTCCACTGCACGAGTTTCTGGCAAATTTACCCCACAAAAATCCACACATGCAGTTTTGGCTTTTAAGAATAAATATAGATTACCTTAGTGATCTCATCCAAATCATCCTTTTTTAAGCAAGGATATTTCTTCAATATATCGGCCATTTGGGTTTTATAATCTTCTAAAGCTGATTTCCAGTTTGGTTCCTCGAGTATTTGAAATATCGCAGCTCCGATAGACAAGTAAAAAATTATGATTGAAGTCAAGATGGGTCCTTTATCTGCCATAATATCAAAGTAAATCCACCACTGTGCTTGGTTATGTTAAGCCTAAACAATGTTGAACTTCCCAAGTTGTTGGTTATGCGTGCCATACACGTAATGGTGACGACAGTGACGAGGAAGTGGTATCTTGCCACGCGGCCACGCCTGTAGGTAAAAGTTTCTAACAAATGAGTGTTTTGGCAAACTGCAAATTTTTAAGCCTTTTcttttttgtcttttcataatGTACTGTAGGCATCCGCATATGAAGTAGTCATAGAAAGTATTGAAATGCTTACTTTCCTCTTAAATTTAAACATTGCTTTAGCCAAATCCCTTTTCTCTATGAGGTCCCAAGGGAGCTCCTGTTGtctcaaaatataaatgtgcACCTCTGTTAAATACAGGGCTCTCACACTCATTTCTGTCTTTTGTCACGCACTCACGCACtacattgtatttctcacgcaGAAAAGCTATTTATCATATAGTTAATATGCCGCAAGTGCCACGCTCTCTATGGATTCGGAACCGGGCAGAAATCAAGCGCGACTAGAGTTCGTGCATGCCACTTTAGccaatcaaaaaaaaagaaagcgGCTAcacaacagccaatcagaaactagcactgttgtatctgcGTAAGATTTAACCCAACAACCAATGAAAAAGCATATACTGGAATTGTTCAATAACTATCATTCTCGTTCACTCATAGAGAAAGCCACTGGAGCGGCTCCAAGCATTCGAGTAAGTCATGAGctcctgttttaatgttacaacaaaTTCACAACTTctttgacacaaacaatgacaactgCTGTAAGATCATGTTTCCCAGATAATCAGTATTAGTTTTTATAGGTGTCTGTAACTTAACCAACAGCTTTACAGCCTGTTCACTGACAACACCTGCTCAGAACAAGTAGTCTACTCTAGGCCTCGTTATATTTTCGTTTTACACGAGGACTGACATTTTTTCACATTAAACATATCTTTCTCCAAATaggcttaataattttattagCAACTGCTTTTCAGCCAAACACTTAAGCTTACCTGAAACTAGGGAAAGTACTAACTTAAAGGCTGCTTGAAATGAATAATTAGAGTAGAgaatttatttagatttttattgCCTTTTCATCAAAGCATTAAATGTgcaacaaacacaacacaaaacacCATTCATAATCTGAAATGTATAGCTATTatatctctctcacacacacagagagcttGGCATAAACACTCAGGGCAAGATCTGCAATACTGTATGCAGATGAAAAAGAAGCACTTCCATAAAGTACTCCATGTGCTTTATTTTCACATACTAGGTTTcacataatgttttttaaaaagacttctaaagataatcttaagaacaaagtgtacttaattctgtgctgttgTGAGACACCAtgactaaaatgtgctaaaaatgtattaatgtaaaaaatgtatgtatgtaaaaaaaaatttgaaaatttgaaaagtttactacaagtggtaacttaaaacattttctaTTTGTGCTGGTTAATTATAAACAGTAGGTCAAATTAAACTGCTAGCAAAACTTGAGAGAATTGGGTGAGGTTGAGTGGCCGCTGCTGAGAGCTCTGTAAATACTATGGCGCACCCATAGTAAATATATTGTTATTcattataattataatgatGAGGTTTTTATCTGCTTACTTTGGTGTAATTCTGTCTGTATCAAGGTCTTTCATAGAATGTGGAAATAAAGTGTTTCATAAATACTATTTCCCCATAAGCAATGTCCAGAAAGCTTAAAACTTAACTTGAGAGCTTAAGTATTCCCCTCTCTTTCTCCTTAAAACACTTGCCACATTACCTGTCTCCACATCtacccctgctgaaaaaaacagcatagaccagcataattatTCACATGCCGGGttatgctggtttggtgctggtctAGCCGGTTTTCACCACATTTAGAAATGctacagacagaaagacagaacgCGCTGAAACCTTCACCACAACCCTGGACTCTGCCATAGGGCCAACATGTTGTACCTTACAGCTAAGATACTGGACAAACAGTGTTGGAGGCATGGAAGTAAAGTTAATTATTTTTGATTTTGgtgtaaattaatatattttcttaatCACTGTCTTACCTAAGACATTACACCATCTTGAAACATGTCAACAACTCCTAGTAATTGATAACTAAGATTAAAACATCTTTACCCAGCAGATTTGGTtgtaacacagtgttacaattaaaggcacactcatatattataaCTGTCACTGTCCCACAGGTGGGACGTTTggcattacatatttaaaacaataattacaTAGTCTAAACCTACaccaatcttgacaaactatataccgttggaaagctctaagaatgtagttttaatatatcaacaccattttgaaaaaaaaatgtatgtagtaagagtcattttctaaaatattgcAGACCAACAGTTGGGCCCAAAAtgttattacatatttatttgtaaatatccCATTAACCTGAAATAACctcgacaaactatatattgttggaaagctcagggaatgtagttttcatatttcaaggccATTTGATGATAGAATTTGTATAGGGACagttattttgttaaatgtcactCACCCCATAGGAATACATATAAATGATTATAAatttataac
The nucleotide sequence above comes from Paramisgurnus dabryanus chromosome 12, PD_genome_1.1, whole genome shotgun sequence. Encoded proteins:
- the kcnk5b gene encoding potassium channel subfamily K member 5b, translating into MADKGPILTSIIIFYLSIGAAIFQILEEPNWKSALEDYKTQMADILKKYPCLKKDDLDEITKVVAKAAGLGVTITGEKQFNIWKWENAVIFAATVITTIGYGNVAPKTAGGRVFCILYGLCGIPLCLTWISELGTVFSDRAKRLSQVLLHKRLTARKVQFICTAVFLLWGFLVHLIIPSFVFMTCEQWTYLEGLYFSYTTMTTVGFGDYVAGVNPDMDYPALYRFFVQLWICMGLAWLSLFFSWNVHMVVEAHKVLKKRRLRRHRLPIDDFSETKPLLKKSPKPPPLSGVIDIFKFMSEKVEDYSDVIQSIRADEKRKRNKTGTEEPELARSKSCSDLLNGLVIPLEHSPRLKRMFSVSANMCMVTADKSTEDLNKNQEEQKLPKETHKDFCCTIDPPPVFQSPTQSPNITNNVDSRFLVYRVPEDQISGRRKSAG